One region of Candidatus Zixiibacteriota bacterium genomic DNA includes:
- a CDS encoding DUF3473 domain-containing protein, translating into MVTNILTVDLEDWFVVENLKENIDYRQWDDLESHVVENTEKLLKLFESHNVRATFFVLGWIAGRFPHLIQRIAVHGHEIACHSYRHIMVSKISKEEFRSDTEMAIAAIRKACGITPVGYRAPSWSINSSTPWAFEILADLGFLYDSSIFPVKHDLYGDPMSPRDTFRMKLDSGRPLFEIPATTLNILGKNLPVCGGGYLRHSPLWYTAGIIRRLNRAGRPALVYVHPWELDPKLPRMKGLTFLQKYRQYGSIHTLLRKLHKLLGEFDFCPARNYVESMIRKPIGFDR; encoded by the coding sequence ATGGTTACCAATATATTGACAGTCGATCTGGAAGATTGGTTTGTGGTCGAAAATCTCAAGGAGAATATCGACTACCGGCAGTGGGATGATCTGGAATCCCATGTGGTTGAGAATACCGAGAAGCTCTTGAAGCTATTTGAAAGCCATAACGTTCGCGCCACCTTTTTTGTACTGGGATGGATTGCCGGCCGCTTCCCGCACCTTATTCAGCGGATTGCCGTTCACGGGCATGAAATCGCCTGCCATAGCTATCGTCATATCATGGTGAGCAAAATATCGAAAGAGGAATTCCGCTCCGATACCGAAATGGCGATTGCGGCCATAAGAAAAGCCTGCGGTATTACGCCGGTCGGATATCGGGCGCCGAGCTGGTCGATAAACTCCTCCACCCCATGGGCCTTCGAAATCCTGGCCGACCTCGGATTTCTATATGATTCCTCGATCTTTCCCGTCAAACATGACCTGTATGGGGATCCGATGTCACCTCGGGATACTTTTCGTATGAAGCTGGACAGCGGCCGCCCTCTCTTTGAAATTCCGGCGACAACCCTGAATATCCTGGGCAAGAATCTTCCCGTCTGCGGCGGGGGATATCTTCGCCATTCCCCGCTATGGTACACGGCGGGAATAATTCGCAGATTAAACCGCGCCGGCCGCCCGGCCCTCGTTTATGTCCACCCCTGGGAATTGGACCCGAAACTGCCGCGGATGAAGGGACTGACCTTTTTACAGAAATACCGGCAATATGGTTCCATCCACACACTGCTCCGCAAACTGCACAAGCTCCTCGGCGAGTTTGACTTCTGCCCGGCTAGGAATTATGTTGAAAGCATGATAAGAAAACCGATTGGATTTGACCGATGA
- a CDS encoding CpsD/CapB family tyrosine-protein kinase: MSKGQTLSIIDYFDPEAPEASEFRRLLHNVNNVKSLGEKRAILVTSAMTSEGKSIVSSFLAMTAVRHKNRKTLLIDFDLRRPTIHRLFSLPRENGLSEVLADGTAARNNIKTTDFEKLDIMTAGKAVANPSDLINGPAIHRIVEEMKFYYDLILIDSSPLVPVSDPLLVLEEVDGVILVVKAGATPRGVVNRACSLLAPQKAKILGVVINNLEHTLPYYYNSNYYGYHYKPSGK; this comes from the coding sequence TTGAGTAAAGGCCAAACCCTTTCAATAATAGATTATTTTGATCCGGAGGCGCCGGAAGCGTCGGAGTTTCGGCGGCTGCTTCATAATGTCAACAATGTCAAAAGCCTGGGTGAGAAGCGGGCGATTCTGGTAACATCGGCAATGACCTCGGAGGGAAAATCGATTGTTTCCTCCTTTCTGGCCATGACTGCCGTACGCCATAAGAACCGCAAAACCCTGTTGATTGATTTTGACTTGCGGCGACCGACCATTCATCGCCTTTTCTCCCTGCCGCGTGAAAACGGCCTATCGGAAGTCCTGGCCGATGGAACTGCTGCCAGAAACAATATCAAAACGACCGATTTCGAGAAGCTGGATATTATGACGGCGGGCAAAGCCGTGGCCAATCCGTCCGACCTGATTAACGGCCCGGCCATTCACCGGATAGTTGAGGAAATGAAATTTTATTATGATTTGATTTTGATTGATTCCTCTCCGCTGGTGCCGGTTTCGGACCCGCTTCTGGTTCTGGAGGAGGTTGATGGTGTCATTCTGGTGGTCAAAGCCGGGGCGACTCCCCGCGGCGTAGTCAATCGCGCCTGCAGCCTGCTGGCTCCGCAGAAAGCCAAAATTTTGGGTGTCGTGATCAACAATCTTGAACATACTCTGCCTTATTACTATAACAGCAACTATTACGGCTACCATTATAAACCCTCCGGTAAATAG